One genomic window of Gracilinema caldarium DSM 7334 includes the following:
- a CDS encoding FGGY-family carbohydrate kinase, whose translation MEYAIAVIDIGMTNKKVAIYDEQLHQLEAHYRTFDPVPVNNCQTHDLAAIEDWFITELQHAAAKYPIRAIAITTHGATFVCVGPDGKPSVPCVYYTHEPGEAFHQEFYARFGMPEELQAKTGTPYFKALINPAKGIFFAQKQFPEAFQNTVYILNYPQYWGYRFTGVVGAENTYVGCHTYLWDWTKAAWSSVAQGLGITSLLPRELKHSWDILGTITPEIARKTGLSTKTIVTMGIHDSNASLLPHFAKKGRQGFVLNSTGTWCVIMNPVTSYGFNEEELGKVVFFNQSAFGTPVKTAIFLGGYEFETWLKVLQELHQRQDIPPYRQKLYQTLLARKDTFLLPELTAGSGQFPGSHPRVIEKGKAYHYGDILTGTAIPPCFSDYERGIAVLRISLVMQTLTALDRTGMYKGQEIFTEGGFRKNEAYNVMLSAALPENPLALTDIAEATAFGAAMTAKMALTDKSLEALKDDFTVQYQEVPKTALPELADYRQAWIHQIEGNKD comes from the coding sequence ATGGAGTATGCCATTGCGGTGATTGATATAGGAATGACTAACAAAAAGGTAGCTATTTACGATGAACAATTGCATCAGCTCGAGGCCCATTACCGTACCTTTGATCCAGTACCGGTAAACAATTGCCAGACCCATGACCTGGCCGCCATCGAAGATTGGTTCATCACTGAATTACAACATGCTGCCGCCAAATATCCTATCAGAGCAATTGCTATAACGACCCATGGGGCTACCTTTGTTTGTGTAGGCCCTGATGGTAAACCGTCGGTTCCCTGTGTCTATTATACCCATGAACCGGGAGAAGCCTTTCATCAAGAATTTTATGCCCGATTCGGAATGCCAGAAGAGCTCCAGGCAAAAACGGGGACTCCCTATTTCAAAGCCCTCATAAATCCAGCAAAGGGTATCTTTTTTGCCCAAAAACAGTTTCCTGAAGCATTTCAAAATACAGTTTATATCCTGAACTATCCCCAGTACTGGGGGTATAGGTTTACTGGCGTCGTTGGTGCAGAAAACACCTATGTGGGTTGTCATACTTACCTATGGGACTGGACAAAAGCTGCCTGGTCCAGTGTAGCTCAAGGGTTAGGCATCACCAGCCTATTGCCTCGGGAACTTAAGCATTCCTGGGATATACTGGGAACCATTACCCCAGAGATTGCTCGAAAAACAGGGCTTTCAACAAAAACCATAGTCACCATGGGTATCCATGATTCTAATGCATCCTTGCTTCCCCATTTTGCAAAAAAAGGACGACAAGGATTTGTTCTTAATTCTACTGGCACCTGGTGTGTTATCATGAATCCGGTCACCAGTTATGGATTTAACGAAGAGGAACTAGGAAAGGTAGTTTTTTTTAACCAGTCAGCCTTTGGAACTCCGGTAAAAACAGCCATATTTCTTGGTGGCTATGAATTTGAAACCTGGTTAAAAGTACTGCAGGAATTACATCAACGGCAGGATATACCACCCTACCGACAAAAACTGTATCAGACGTTGCTTGCCCGAAAAGACACCTTTCTACTTCCAGAACTCACTGCTGGTTCAGGACAATTTCCAGGGTCCCACCCTCGGGTTATTGAAAAGGGAAAAGCCTATCACTACGGGGATATTCTAACCGGTACAGCAATTCCACCCTGTTTTAGTGATTATGAACGGGGGATAGCAGTGCTCAGGATTTCCCTGGTTATGCAGACTCTGACCGCGCTGGATCGGACAGGCATGTACAAAGGTCAGGAAATCTTCACTGAAGGGGGGTTCCGTAAAAATGAAGCTTACAATGTTATGCTTTCAGCAGCTTTACCTGAAAATCCTTTAGCCCTTACTGATATTGCAGAGGCCACAGCCTTTGGAGCTGCTATGACCGCAAAGATGGCCCTAACCGACAAAAGTCTAGAGGCACTCAAGGACGACTTTACGGTACAGTATCAGGAGGTTCCCAAGACAGCACTTCCTGAGCTAGCGGATTACCGACAAGCCTGGATTCATCAAATTGAAGGAAACAAAGACTAA
- a CDS encoding zinc-binding dehydrogenase, with the protein MKTKAVRLYGVNDLRLDEFELPALQDDEILARVASDSICMSTHKLAMQGEKHKRVRHNLTINPIIVGHEFCGVIEKVGKKWAGKYKEGSQFAIQPALNYQGTLWAPGYSYEYIGGDATYIIIPNEVMEMNCLLEYKADNFYMGSLSEPVSCIVGAFHAQYHTKPGSYVHEMGIKEGGALALLAGVGPMGLGAIDYAIHNSRRPSRVVVTDIDESRLARAAQLLTVEEANKQGVELIYVNTKDIADPVAYLKELNKGKFYDDVFVFAPVKPVVEMGDRLLGQDGCLNFFAGPTDPTFSAMLNFYNVHYESHHLVGTSGGNTEDMIESLNMMAAGMLNPVFMITHVGGLNAVPETVINLDKIPGGKKLIYTHKKLDLVAISDFAERGKSDPFYAELATICERHHNLWSKEAEDFLLAHAPEV; encoded by the coding sequence ATGAAAACGAAGGCGGTTCGCCTTTACGGCGTTAACGATTTACGGCTGGATGAATTTGAACTTCCTGCACTACAGGATGATGAAATTCTCGCCCGGGTTGCGTCTGATTCTATTTGTATGTCTACCCATAAGCTGGCAATGCAAGGTGAAAAACACAAACGGGTTCGGCATAACCTGACTATAAATCCAATAATTGTGGGACACGAATTTTGCGGCGTTATTGAAAAGGTTGGGAAAAAATGGGCAGGCAAATATAAGGAAGGATCTCAATTTGCAATTCAACCCGCCTTGAATTATCAGGGGACCCTTTGGGCACCGGGCTATTCCTATGAATATATCGGGGGAGATGCCACGTATATTATAATCCCCAATGAGGTTATGGAAATGAATTGTCTTTTGGAATATAAGGCTGATAATTTTTACATGGGCTCCCTCTCAGAACCGGTGTCCTGTATTGTCGGCGCCTTTCATGCCCAATATCACACTAAACCCGGTTCCTATGTACATGAAATGGGCATAAAAGAAGGGGGAGCCCTTGCGCTTTTAGCAGGTGTCGGTCCTATGGGATTAGGAGCGATCGACTATGCAATCCATAACAGCCGAAGACCCTCTCGGGTGGTAGTAACTGATATTGATGAATCCCGACTTGCACGGGCTGCACAACTTCTCACAGTGGAAGAAGCAAACAAACAGGGGGTAGAACTCATCTATGTAAATACCAAAGACATAGCAGATCCCGTTGCGTACCTTAAAGAACTTAATAAGGGTAAATTCTACGATGATGTTTTTGTATTCGCTCCTGTGAAACCTGTCGTAGAAATGGGAGACCGGCTTTTAGGACAAGATGGATGCTTGAATTTCTTTGCAGGTCCTACGGACCCAACCTTTTCTGCCATGCTTAATTTCTACAATGTCCACTACGAATCCCATCACCTCGTTGGAACCAGTGGTGGCAACACAGAGGATATGATTGAATCCCTTAACATGATGGCGGCGGGCATGCTAAATCCGGTTTTTATGATTACCCATGTAGGCGGCTTAAATGCTGTACCAGAGACAGTCATCAATCTTGATAAAATACCTGGCGGGAAGAAACTCATCTATACCCATAAGAAGCTGGATCTTGTCGCCATCAGCGACTTTGCCGAGCGGGGAAAATCGGATCCATTTTATGCTGAATTAGCAACAATTTGCGAACGGCACCATAATTTGTGGAGCAAAGAAGCAGAGGATTTCCTGCTCGCCCATGCCCCTGAAGTTTAG
- a CDS encoding phosphohydrolase, with the protein MKSPKELAMDKKLLATVEELIGKGIPLKATQILLEDDEIHAMQEYANTVSIKRLGYNDHGPVHMRTVALNATIMMGLLKQAGIRTSLEAEEAGTFEESLVAVLLASFLHDLGMTIGRQDHELHSCYLAYPIIDRILQVLYPQDIQKRVVTRSLAIEGIVGHMAGRKIHSLEAGIILIADGCDMEKGRARIPMALAHEPRVGDIHKYSANSIETVKLTAGTEKPIRIDVTMSAEVGFFQVEEVLLGKIASSTAKGFVELYASVVGGEPKRYL; encoded by the coding sequence ATGAAATCACCAAAAGAATTGGCCATGGATAAAAAGCTCCTGGCCACCGTAGAAGAATTAATCGGCAAAGGTATACCCCTTAAGGCTACCCAAATACTCCTTGAAGATGATGAAATTCACGCAATGCAGGAGTATGCCAATACAGTCTCTATAAAACGGCTAGGTTACAATGATCACGGCCCGGTCCACATGCGGACCGTAGCCCTGAATGCAACAATTATGATGGGCCTCTTAAAACAGGCCGGGATCCGAACCAGCCTCGAAGCAGAAGAAGCGGGAACCTTCGAAGAAAGCCTCGTAGCGGTCCTTCTGGCTTCTTTTCTCCATGATCTGGGAATGACTATTGGCAGGCAGGACCATGAACTCCACAGCTGTTACCTGGCCTACCCCATCATCGATAGGATCTTACAGGTGCTCTATCCTCAGGACATACAAAAGCGGGTCGTAACCCGGTCCCTGGCAATCGAAGGTATTGTGGGCCATATGGCAGGCCGCAAAATCCATTCCTTGGAAGCGGGAATCATTCTCATTGCCGACGGCTGCGACATGGAAAAGGGCCGGGCCCGCATCCCCATGGCCTTAGCCCACGAACCGCGGGTAGGAGACATTCACAAGTATTCAGCCAATTCTATTGAAACGGTAAAACTTACCGCAGGGACAGAAAAGCCCATCCGCATCGATGTAACCATGTCTGCAGAGGTGGGCTTTTTCCAGGTCGAAGAGGTACTCCTCGGCAAAATTGCTTCCAGCACCGCCAAGGGCTTTGTAGAGCTCTACGCCTCAGTGGTGGGCGGAGAGCCAAAACGGTATTTGTAA
- a CDS encoding DUF5692 family protein has translation MWSFNTAAGATTFSAWGIWFLVLAALFGFNEVSRRFKWFGFFSFFILPILLTLVWIFIIPEQTYTDWFHLAKVYSATAGSIIFWLIRFVEKKDPSGNVVWRLRDKKWVLTLPALILAINILEAVTRDFQVGMSFFGSNSGPIEGEVTGVLGGPWNFMNGIAGILNIITITGWFGIVIRKETEQDKSRDMLWPDMLWFWIIAYDLWNFTYVYNCLPTHSWYAGFALLLAATLCAFTLGKGAWLQHRAATLAIWCMFAQTFPMFQDQGLAMVVSTYNPAIYTFWGALSLASNVAVFIYMIYKVIKTKRNPYLGELYTDLKAYKAIKALAE, from the coding sequence ATGTGGAGTTTTAACACCGCCGCAGGGGCAACTACATTTTCGGCTTGGGGCATCTGGTTCTTAGTGCTGGCTGCTCTCTTTGGGTTTAATGAAGTTTCTAGACGCTTTAAATGGTTTGGTTTTTTTAGCTTTTTTATACTGCCAATTCTTCTTACTCTGGTTTGGATATTTATCATCCCTGAACAGACCTATACTGACTGGTTTCACCTGGCAAAGGTGTATTCAGCTACGGCTGGAAGTATCATTTTCTGGCTCATCCGATTTGTTGAAAAAAAAGATCCCTCAGGGAACGTGGTATGGCGGCTTCGGGATAAGAAGTGGGTGCTCACCCTCCCTGCGCTTATTCTGGCCATAAATATCCTCGAAGCAGTCACTCGGGACTTTCAGGTTGGGATGAGTTTCTTTGGATCCAATTCAGGTCCTATCGAAGGGGAAGTTACCGGCGTGCTGGGCGGCCCCTGGAATTTTATGAATGGCATCGCGGGTATTCTGAACATCATCACCATTACCGGCTGGTTTGGTATTGTGATCCGGAAGGAAACTGAACAAGATAAGAGCCGGGATATGCTCTGGCCTGATATGCTGTGGTTCTGGATTATTGCCTATGATCTCTGGAACTTTACCTATGTATATAACTGCCTGCCAACCCATTCCTGGTATGCCGGCTTTGCCCTCCTGCTTGCGGCTACCCTTTGTGCCTTTACCTTAGGGAAGGGTGCATGGTTACAGCATCGGGCGGCTACTTTAGCCATCTGGTGTATGTTTGCACAGACTTTTCCCATGTTTCAGGATCAGGGCTTAGCAATGGTTGTTTCAACTTATAACCCTGCAATCTATACCTTCTGGGGAGCCCTGTCGCTGGCGAGCAATGTGGCAGTCTTTATCTATATGATATATAAGGTTATAAAGACAAAACGGAACCCCTATCTGGGTGAGCTGTATACGGACCTGAAGGCTTATAAGGCTATTAAAGCCCTGGCTGAATAA